Proteins from one Impatiens glandulifera chromosome 2, dImpGla2.1, whole genome shotgun sequence genomic window:
- the LOC124927001 gene encoding 60S ribosomal protein L10a-1, giving the protein MSKLQSDALREAITQITGDAKEKKRNFTETVELQIGLKNYDPQKDKRFSGSVKLPHIPRPKMKVCMLGDAQHVEEAEKMSLEYMDVESLKKLNKNKKLVKKLAKKYHAFLASEAVIKQIPRLLGPGLNKAGKFPTLVSHQESLEGKVNETKATVKFQLKKVLCMGVAVGNLGMEEKQIFQNVQMSVNFLVSLLKKNWQNVRCLYLKSTMGKPVRIF; this is encoded by the exons ATGAG CAAACTTCAGAGTGATGCCTTGAGAGAAGCTATCACTCAGATTACAGGTGATGCCAAGGAGAAAAAGCGCAACTTCACTGAAACTGTTGAGCTGCAAATTGGACTGAAAAACTATGATCCCCAAAAGGACAAGCGTTTCAGTGGGTCGGTGAAATTGCCTCATATTCCACGTCCCAAGATGAAGGTCTGCATGCTTGGTGATGCTCAGCATGTGGAAGAG GCTGAGAAGATGAGTCTGGAGTACATGGATGTGGAAAGCTTGAAGAAgcttaacaaaaacaagaaaCTTGTTAAGAAATTAGCCAAGAAATACCATGCATTCTTAGCATCAGAAGCTGTTATCAAGCAAATTCCACGTCTTCTAGGCCCTGGACTGAACAAAGCag GAAAGTTCCCAACTCTTGTTAGCCACCAGGAATCACTTGAAGGTAAAGTGAATGAGACGAAGGCCACAGTGAAGTTCCAGCTGAAAAAGGTACTCTGCATGGGAGTTGCTGTTGGTAACTTGGGCATGGAGGAGAAACAAATATTCCAGAATGTGCAAATGAGTGTCAATTTCCTAGTCTCATTGTTGAAAAAGAACTGGCAAAAT GTAAGGTGCCTGTACCTGAAGAGCACAATGGGGAAGCCAGTTCGAATCTTTTAA